The genomic segment CGCGCGGGAGAACAGCATGGCGCTCGCGAACATGAGCGATCTGCAGGACCTGCTCAAGGAGATCTACACCTCGAAGATGGACGAGTCGAGCCGCTTCGCGGACGCCGTCCAGCGCTCCCTGCACGCGGCGCTGCGGCGCCGCTACCCCGACGTCAAGGACCTCGGCGTCAAGCAGGCGCCGTTCTACGTGCTCATCGGCGCGCAGATGCCGAGCGTGCTGGCCGAGATCTCGTTCATCAACCACCGCACCGAGGGCGGGCGCCTCGCCGACCCGGCCTACCGCCAGCTGGTGGCGCAGGCCCTGGCCGACGGGGTGCGCCGCTACGCGAAGACCGTGAAGACCGCCGCGCTCGCGCCGGCGCGGGAGGCCGCCCGGTGAGCGCGCATCCGCCGCTGGCCCGCACGCGCAACATCGGCATCATCGCCCACATCGACGCCGGCAAGACCACGGTCACCGAGCGCTTCCTCTACTACTCCGGGCGCAGCCACCGCATCGGCGAGGTCCACGACGGCGCGGCGACGATGGACTGGATGCCCCAGGAGCAGGAGCGCGGGATCACGATCACCGCGGCGGCGACGACCTTCGCCTGGCGCGGCCACCAGCTGAACCTCATCGACACGCCGGGGCACGTCGACTTCACCATCGAGGTCGAGCGCTCGCTGCGCGTGCTCGACGGCGCGGTCGCGGTCTTCTGCGGGGTCGCGGGCGTGCAGCCGCAGACCGAGACCGTCTGGCACCAGGCCGAGCGCTACGGGGTGCCCACGCTCTCGTTCGTGAACAAGCTCGACCGCGTCGGCGCCGACTTCGAGGCGGTGGTCGCGGCCATCGCCGCGCGCCTGAAGACGACGCCGCTGCCGCTGCAGATCCCCATCGGCCTCGAGCGCGACTTCCGCGGCGTCGTCGACCTGCTCGGGGGCCGCGCCCTCTTCTGGCACGAGGACGACCTGGGCGCCGCGCTCGAGGCCGCGCCGATCCCCGCGGAGCTCGCCGGGCCCGCCGCCGCCGCGCGCGCCCACCTCGTCGAGACCCTCGCGGACCGCGACGAGGAGCTGCTTGCCGCCTACGTCGAGGACCCCGAACCGCCCGTCGCGGCCATCGTCGCCGCGCTGCGGCGGCAGACGCTCGCGCGCACGGTGACCCCGGTGCTCTGCGGCAGCGCGCTGCGCAACAAGGGGCTCCAGCCGCTGCTCGACGCGGTGATCGACCTGCTGCCGTCGCCCGAGGACGTGCCCCCGGTGCGCGGCACCGACCCGCGCACCGGCGAGACGGTCGAGCGGCCGCCGCGGGCGGGCGCGCCGCTGTGCGCGCTGGCGTTCAAGGTCATGACCGCGGAGGACCGCCGCCTCACCTACGTGCGCGTCTACTCGGGGCGCCTGCGCGCCGGCGACACGGTCCTCAACGCGACGCGCGGCGAGCAGGAGAAGGTGGCGCGCCTCTTCCGCATGCACGCGAACAAGCGCGAGCGCCTCGACGAGGCGGTGGCCGGCGACATCGTCGCCGCCGCGGGGCTCAAGACGGCCGCGACCGGCGACACGCTGACGGCGCCCGGGCATCCCGTCCTGCTCGAGCCGATGCGCTTCTCCAACCCCGTGATCGCGCTGGCCGTCGAGCCGCGCGGCAGCGCCGACACCGACCGTCTCGCGCACGCCCTCGGCAAGCTGGCCGCGGAGGACCCCACCCTCTCGGTGCGCACCGACCCCGAGAGCGGGCAGAACATCGTCTCGGGGATGGGCGAGCTGCACCTGGAGATCGTGCTCGACCGCCTCGAGCGGGAGTTCCACGTGCCCGTGCGCTCCGGCAGGCCGCAGGTCATCTACCGCGAGACGATCTCGCGCGAGGCCGACCGCGCCGCGGAGTTCCAGCGGGAGATCGCGGGGCAGACGGTGCGCGCCGAGGTGGCGGTGCACCTGCGGCCGCTCCCGCGCGGCGCCGGCGAGCGGGTCTTCATCAGTCCGCTGCCGCTCGAGCCGCCGGAGGCGATCGCGGAGGCGGTCCGCGGGGGGATCACCGACTCCCTCGGCGCCGGCATGCTCGGCGGCTATCCCCTCGTCGACCTCGAGGCCCGGGTCACGCGGATCGTGTTCCGCCCGGACGATCCGCTGGCCCTGGGGTACCGCATCGCGGCGGCGCGCGCCTTCCGCGAGGCCACCGGCATCGCCGGCCTGATCCTGCTCGAGCCGCTGATGCGCCTGGAGGTGGTGACGCCCGAGGAGTTCACCGGGGAGATCATCCGCGACCTGGCCGGCCGGCGCGGGCGCGTCGACGGCATGCACCCCCACGGCGGCGTGCGCCGGATCGAGGCGGTCGCGCCGCTGCGCGAGCTCTTCGGCTACTCGACCGCGCTGCGCTCGCTCTCGCAGGGCCGCGCCTCCTTCTCGCTGCACTTCTCCGGGTACGGCGAGGCCCCGCCCGAGAAGGAGGCGACCTAGGCGGCCGCCCCGGCGGCGGCGCTATTTCCTGGCGGGCGCCGGGTACTGGACGAAGGGCCCCTTCGGCTCGGTGCCGGGCGGGACGAACGCCGGAGCCGCGATGCCCGACGGCCCGAGCTTCCGCATGTAGCGGTACATCGCGACGAGGTCCCCCGGCCACAGCTCGCGCACCCCGTACCAGGGCATGGGCGGGCGGGTCTGGAGCTTCTTCACCGCCGCGATCCACTCCTGCTCCGAGAGGCGGGCCACGAACAGCCGCAGGTTCGCCGGGTACGTCGTCCCCCAGGCGCCGCGATAGCCCACGGTGTCGCCGAGCACCCAGGACTCCTCCGGCACGGCGCCGGCGGCCGCGGCGTAGCCGGCCGTGTGGCACTCGTTGCAGCCGGCGATCTTCACGAGATAGCGGCCCCGCGCCAACTGCTGGGCGGCTGCGTCCGCCGCGGACTTCTTGCCGGCGGGCGCCGCGCCCTGCTTCGCGCCGCTCCCGCCGGCCGGAGGCGCAGCCTGCGCGGAGGCGGCGACGGCCGCGACGACAACCAGCGTTCCGAGCATCTTTGCGAGCATGGGTCCCTCCGTTGGTTTTCGCGCGATTATACCTGCTCCGGGGCCGCACGCACGGAGCGGCGGCCCGATCGTGGTACCATCGCCACCCGCATGAGGACGCGCCGCACGTGAGGACCTTCGCCGCCTACCGCCCGCTCGCGCCGACCTTCGCCCGCAGCCGCCGCGATCTGCTGCTGGGGCTGGCGGCGCTGGTGCTGACCAACGCGGCGACGTTCGCGCTCCCGTGGATCCTCAAGCGCGCCGTGGACGACCTGCACACCGGGATCAGCCGGGACGCGCTCGCGACGTACGTCGGGCTGATCCTGGTGGCTGCGCTCGTCCAGGGCCTCTTCCGCTACTGGGCGCGGCTGCTGCTCATCGGCGTCTCGCGCGACGTCGAGTACGACCTGCGCAACCTGCTCCTCGCCCGCCTGCTCTCGCACGCCCCCGTCTTCTTCCAGCGCTATCGCACCGGCGACCTCATGAGCCGCGCCACGGCGGACATCGAGGCGGTGCGGATGGTCATCGGCCCCGGCATCATGCAGCTGGGCAACACGGTGTGCACGTTCGCCATCGCGGTCGCGATGATGCTCTCGCTCAGCCCCGCCCTGACCCTCTGGTCGCTGCTGCCCCTGCCCCTGATCGCCGCCGTGATGTACTTCTCGGCGCAGGCCTACCACCGCCTGTACCTCGCCGTGCAGGTGCAGCAGGCGGCGCTGAACACGGTGGCGCAGGAGAACTTCACGGGCATCCGGGTGGTCAAGACGTACGCCCTCGAGCCCCACCAGCGCCGGAGCTTCTTCGCGGCGAACGGGGCCTACCTCGAGCACAGCATGGCGCTGGCGCGCGCCCTCGGGTTCTTCCACCCGCTGGTCGCGATGGTCGCGGGCACCGGGACGCTGATCGTGCTCTGGGCCGGCGGGCGCGGCATCATCGAGGGCCGGATCACCCTCGGCACCCTGGTGGCCTTCATGGCCCTCTTCGGCCTGCTGACCTGGCCGACGATCGCCCTCGGGTGGGTGATCAGCCTCCTGCAGCGCGGGTCGGCGGCGATGGGGCGCATCCGCGAGGTCCTCGATGCGCCGGAGGAGATCGCCGACCCCCTGGAGCCGCTGCCGCTGCCGCGGACGCCCGAGGGCGCGGCGCTGGAACTGCGCGACGTGACCTTCGCCTACCCCGGGCGTGCCGAGCCCGCGCTGCGCGGCGTGAGCCTGCGGGTCGCCCCCGGCGAGCGCATCGCCCTCGTCGGCCGCACCGGCGCCGGCAAGTCGACGCTCCTCGCGCTCATCCCCCGCCTCTGGGCGGTGGCCGACGGCAGCATCCTTGTCGACGGGACCGACGTCAACCGCGTGCGCGTGGCGGAGCTGCGCGGGCAGATCGGCTTCGTCCCGCAGGAGACGTTCCTCTTCTCCGACACCATCGCCGAGAACATCGGCTTCGTCGGGGCGGACGCCGCACCCGCGGACCTCGCCGCCGTCGAGGCCGCGGGGCGGCTCGCCGCCCTCGAGGCCGACGTCGCGGCGCTCCCCGACGGCTACGGCACCGTGGTCGGGGAGCGCGGGGTCACGCTCTCGGGGGGCCAGAAGCAGCGCGTCGCCATCGCGCGCGCGCTCGCGCGGGCGCCGCGGCTGCTCATCCTCGACGACGCGCTCTCCTCCGTGGACACGGAGACCGAGGAGCGGATCCTCGCCGCGGTCGCCGCGCCCGGCGGCGGGCGCACGCTGCTCTTTGTGTCGCACCGGCTCTCGACCATCCGCCGTGCCGACCGCATCTGCGTCCTCGAAGGGGGCGCGCTTGTCGAGGTCGGCACCCACGAGGAGCTCATGGCCCGGGAGGGGGCGTACCGCAGACTCGTCGAGCGGCAGCTGCTCGAGGAGGAGCTGGAGCGCGAGGGGGCCTGATGCGCCACGACCACCTCATCGACGAGATCGAGCCGAAAGGCTTCGACCGGCACCTGCTGCGCCGGCTGCTGGCGTACCTCGCGCCGTACCGCTGGCGCGTGGCGCTCGCCATCCTGCTCCTGCTCGCCGCCTCCGCCCTCTCGCTCGTGGGCCCCTACCTCGTGAAGCTGGGCATCGACGAGCACATCGCGACCGGGGACCTCGCCGGGCTCGACCGCATCGCGGTGCTCTTCTTCGCCGTCGCCCTCGCGGGCTTCGTGCTGCGCTACGCCCAGACGCTGCTCACCTACCGCATCGGGCAGCTGGCGATGCTGGACCTGCGCCTGGCCGTCTTCGACCGCATCGAGGCGCAGCCCCTGGCGTACTTCGACCGCACGCCGACCGGGCGCCTCATGACCCGCGTGGGCTCCGACGTCGAAGTCCTCCAGGAGCTGTTCTCGACCGGCGCGATCACCGTCTTCGGGGACCTGTTCACCGTGCTCGGGGTGGTCGTGGCGATGCTCGCGATCAACGCGCGGCTCGCGCTCGTGTCCTTCGCGGTGCTGCCGCTGCTGTTTGGCGCGACCGTGTTCTTCCGCAGCCGCGTCCGGCGCTCCTTCCGCGCGATCCGCCAGAAGGTCGCGCGCATGAATGCCTTCCTCAACGAGCACGTCGGTGGGATCGTCGTCGTGAAGCTCTTCTCCCGCGAGGCGCCGGCGGCCGCGCGCTTCGAGCGCATCAACGACGAGCACCGGCAGGCCTTCATGGGCGCGGTGCTCGCCTACGCCGTCTTCTTCCCCGTCGTGGAGCTGATCGGGGCGGTCGCCGTGGCGCTCCTGCTCGGCTACGGCGGCGCGCAGATCCTCGCCGGGGCGCTCTCCTTCGGCGGGCTCGTCGCCTTCCTCGAGTACGTGCAGCGCTTCTACAAGCCGGTGCAGGACCTCGCGGAGAAATTCAACATCCTCCAGTCCGCGATGGCGGCGGCCGAGCGGATCTTCGGCGTGCTCGACACCGAGCCGGCGATCACGGACCCGCCCGCGCCGCTGCCCGTGACCAGGGCGCGCGGCGCGGTCGAGTTCCGTGACGTGCACTTCGCGTACGAGCCGGGCGAGGAGGTCCTGCGCGGCATCTCGCTGCGCGTGGAGCCCGGCGAGACGGTCGCCATCGTCGGCGCGACCGGCTCCGGCAAGACCTCCCTCGTCAGCCTGCTCGCGCGCCTCTACGATCCGCAGCGGGGGACCGTGCTCCTCGACGGCGTGGACGTGCGCGCGTACGCGCAACGCGACCTGCGGCGGCAGATGGCGGTCGTCCTGCAGGACGTGTTCCTCTTCTCGGGCAGCGTCCTCGAGAACATCGCGCTGGGCGACCCCGGCATCGACCGGGACGCCGCGGTGGCGGCGGCGCGGCGCGTCGGCGCCGACGGCTTCGTCCGCGCCCTGCCCCGCGGCTACGACACGGCAGTGGGGGAGCGGGGCGTCCTGCTCTCCGTCGGCGAGCGGCAGCTGCTGTCGTTCGCGCGGGCGCTGGCCCACGACCCGCCGCTGCTGGTCCTCGACGAGGCGACGTCCTCGGTCGATTCACAGAGCGAGGCGCTCATCCAGCAGGCGCTCGCGGTGCTCTTCGCGGGACGCACGTCGATCGTCATCGCGCACCGGCTCTCGACGATCCGCGATGCCGACCGCATCGTGGCGCTCCAGCGCGGGCGGATCCGCGAGTCCGGGACGCATGCCGAGCTGCTGCGCGCCGGCGGCCTCTACGCCAAGCTCCACCGCCTGCAATACGTCGGCGGCTGAAAACCGGCCATCTGCGGCGTTGCACTCCTCATGTCTGCCTGCGGCGGGCACGAGCCCGCCTCAGCATCCATTTCGTCGCGCGCCTTGCATCTGACCGCTTTTGAGCTGCCTCCAGACGGTCTCAGGGGCAGGCGGACGCCATCCCAGGATTCGCTCTTCGCGTGACTTGTCACGGGCCAATCCTGCTTGGCTGTAATGACGTGGGTCCAGTCGGGATGAAAGACAGGCAAAGCAAAGGCCCCGGCCGGACCGCCCGGCCGGGGCCTGAGAGCGCGAGGGAGGGACTACTCGACCTTGACCTTCCCGTCCTCGATGATCAGGTCGTACTTGTACCCCATCCCGAAGTCCTTGTTGAGCGTGATCTTGCCGTTGATCAGCACGGTGTCGCCGACCTTGGCCTCGTCCATCGTCGTGATCGTCAGGTCGTTGCCCCCGGCCTGGCCGGTGCCGTCCTGCACGTGGATCCAGTTCTTGCCCATGATCTGGGGGCTGAACTTGACGACCTTGCCGCGCACCGACACGTCCTTGCCGCCCAGCGCGCCCTTGCCCGCGTAGATGTCGCCGACGGTCTTGTCGGCCTTCTTGATGTTCGTGAACGAGACGTTCGCGTCCTTCGCGGCCTGCGTCGGATCGAGCTTCGGGTGCGCCCCCTCCGGCATCTGCGCCGCCATGTCGCCGCCGCCCATGCCGGGCATGCCGGACATCCCCATCCCGCCGCCCGGCGCGGCCGCGCCGGCCGGCAGCTTGTCGCCCTTGGCGATGGCCCCGACGAAGTAAACCACGTCGAAGGTGCGGTTGAGCGTGTTGCTCTTGTAGTTGGCCATCGGCATCCCCTCGGGGATGGTGACCGTCTCGCCCTTCTTCACGTCGAACTGCGGCGCCGCCGCCCAGACCTTGGACTTGCCGTCGTCGACCTGCACGTAGGTGTAGCTGCCGGCGTTCATCGTCTCGACGACTTTGCCGGTGATCAGCTTGCCGGCGGCGGACTGCGTCGGGGCGGACGCCGCGGGCATGCCGCCGGGCATGCCCGTCGGCGGGTGACCGGGCGGCTTCTCCATGCCCTCGCCGGGGCTCATCGGCGCCGGTGCCGAGGCCTGGGGCTGCGGGGCAACCTCGGGCGCCTTGCTCTTGCAGGCAACGGGGACCGCGCACACGACCCCGACCGCCACCAACATCCGTATGGCCTGCTTCATCACGCGTCTTCCTCCCTCTTGTCGTCGACCGGTCGGCGCCCGGGCGTCCCGGACGCTTCGCGAACGCTTATTCTTACCAGAGACCGCCCCGGGGTGCAAGGTCGCGCGCGTGGCGTCCCGCGGGCCGCCCGTGCCCCCCCGGCGCGGCGCGCTCCCTTGAGCCCCCCATCGACCGCCGTTTCCAGGGCGTATAGACCGCGGGGCGGACCAGAAGTTCCAGCAGGAACGGGGCGATACGAGGCCGCCGCTCACGCCGCAGGAAGCGAGAGGCTGAACTCCACGCCGGCGCCGCCGGGGAGGTTGCGGGCCTCCAGCACGCCCTCGTGCTGGTCAGCGATGCGCGAGGCGATGGCCAGCCCGAGCCCCGTCCCTCCGTCCTTGGTCGTGAAGAACGGGTCGAACACGCGCTCGAGCTGGTCGGCGGGGATGGGCGGCCCGGTGTTGGTCACGCGCACGACCTGGAAGCGCCGTCCGCCCTGCTCGGCCGCGCCGAGGATAAAGCTCAGCGTCCCCCCGCCCCGCGGCGCCATCGCCTGCACCCCGTTGAGCGCGACGTTCAGCAGCAACTGGGTGAGCTGGTCCGCGTCGCCCGACACCTCCTCCGTCGCGCCTTCGCCGGGCTGGAAGGCGACCGTCACTCCCTGCTTGCGCGCCTGCGTCTCCACCAGCGCGACGACGCGGCGGACGACCTCGCGCAGATCCAGGGGCCTGCGGTCCGCGGGGCGCGGCCGCGCGAAGGTCAGGAAGCGCTCCGCCGTCTGCGCCAGCCGGTCGATCTCGCCGATGTGCAGCTCGAGCATCCGCCGCTCCGGGGCGTCCGCGGGGACGACGTCCCGCAGGATCTCGGCCGTCCCCTTGAGCGCGTGCAGCGGGTTCTTGATCTCGTGCGCGATCCCGGCGGTCAGTTCGCCGAGCGCGCCGAGCCGCCCCGCGCGGATGAGCTGGGCCTCGATCCGGCGCTGCTCGGCGAGGGCGTCGGCCAGCTCCCGCGCCAGCCGCTCCTGCTTGCGCCGCTCGCCTCGCTCGCGGTCGACCAGCAGCCCGGCCACGACGGCGACGATGTTGAACAGCAGGATCTCCAGCCCCTTGACGAGCGCGTCCGCGGGATCCTGCGCGACGAGGCTCGTGAAGGCATGCGGGAAGTACGCGGCGGAGGCGAACAGCGAGAGCGTGATCCCCCCGCGGAACCCCTCCGAGAAGGCGGCGAAGAGGATGGGCAGGTAGTAGAGGCGCCGCAGCACCTCGTGCACCTGGCCGTGGTGCGTCGGCGCGCCGTAGTGCAGCGCCGTGATCCCCAGGCACGGCAGCCACGCCGTCAGGAGCATGCGGGCGCTGAAGAGCGCGCGCACGCCGCCCACGCGGGGCGCCTCAGACATTGCGCCGGATCCCGTGCTTCTCGATGCGGTAGACGAGGATGTGCCGCGGCACGCGCAGGTACGCGGCGGCCTGGCTGATGTTCCCGCCCTTGAGCCGCAGCGCGCGCTCGATGACCTTCTTCTCGAGGTCCACGAGCGAGAGCCCCTCGGGCGGCAGCGGCGGCCAGCCTTCGGCTTCGGTCTCGGCCGCGGCGGCGTCCTCGCGCCCGCGCGGCGCCGGCGGCAGGTCCCCGAGGGCGACCTCGCCGCCGCGGCTGAGGATCGCCAGGCGCTCGCAGGCGTTCTTCAGCTCGCGCACGTTGCCCGGCCACGGCCGCGCCGCCAGCTCCGCCATCACCGCCGGCGGCACCGACAGCTCGCGGTCGGCGCTGAGCTCGCGCATGAAGTGCTCCACCAGCGGCGGGATGTCCTCGGGGCGCTCGCGCAGCGGCGGCACGCGGATCTCCACGACGTTGAGCCGGTAGTAGAGATCCTCGCGGAAGGCGCCCTCGCGGATCCGCTCCGGCAGGTCGCGGTTGGTGGCCGCGACGATCCGCACATCCACCGGCACGGGGGCATCGCCGCCGACGACGTCCACGACGCGCTCCTGGAGCGTCCGCAGCAGCTTCGCCTGCAGCGCGAGCGGGATCTCGGCGATCTCGTCGAGGAAGAGCGTGCCGCCCGCCGCCTGCCGGAAGCGCCCGGGGCGTTCGCGCACCGCGCCGGTGAAGGCGCCGCGCGTGTGGCCGAAGAGCTCGGACTCGAGCAGCTCGCCGGGGATCGCCGCGCAGTTGACGGCGACGAACGGTCCATCCACGCGCCGCGAGCGCACGTGGATGCGCCGCGCCACCGCCTCCTTGCCGGTGCCGCTCTCCCCGGTGACCAGCACCGTCGCGTCCGTGGGCGCGACGCGGTCGGCGACCTCGAGGACGCGGGCCATCGCCGCGGAGACGCTGACGATCGCGCGCTCCACGCCGCCGGCGCGGATCCGCAGGTCGCGCACCTCGGCCGCGAGCCGCCGCCGCTCGAGGGCCTTGTCGACCGCCAGCAGCAGCTGCTCCCGGTGGAAGGGCTTGCCGATGAAGTCCTCCGCCCCCTCCTTCATGGCGGCGACCGCGGTCTCGACGTTGCCGAAGGCGGTGATCACCAGCACCGGGACGTCGGGCGCCCGCCCCCGTACGGCGCGCAGCACCTCCAGGCCGGAGACCCCGGGCATCTTCAGGTCCGTGATCACCAGGTCGAACCGCGCCGGGGAGAACAGTGCCAGCCCCTCGCGCCCGTCGGGCGCCGCCGTCACCTCGTGCCCCGCCCGGCGCAGGTTGAAGAGCGCGACCTCGCGCCCCGCCTCGTCGTCGTCGATGAACAGGATGCGGCCGGCGCCGGTGCGGCCGCCCCCCGCCGAGCCCGCTGGCATCGTCGCCTACCTGCTCCGCATGCGGGACTCGGTGCCCGCGCGCAGGCGCTGCACGTTCGCCCGGTGCTTGAACAGCACGAACACCGCCAGCGCCGCGAAGAGGAGCGTGACCGGGCGCTCGGCCCCGGCCAGCGCCGCGACCGCCGGCAGCGCGAGCGCGCCGGCGATCGAGGCGAGCGAGACGTAGCCGAGCGCGAAGAAGAGCGACAGCCAGACGGCGCCGAACGCCACCGCCGCCTGCCAGCACAGCACCAGCGCCACCACGACCGTGGAGATGACCCCCTTGCCGCCCCGGAACCCGAGAAAGGGCGAGTAGCAGTGCCCCAGCACCACCGCGGCCCCCGTCGCGGCCAGCCAGGCGGGCCCGACGCCCGCCAGCCGCGCCGCCAGCAGCGGCGCCACGCTCTTGAGCACGTCCCCGCCCGCCGCGGTGATGCCGGCCGCGCGCCCGGCCACGCGGAAGACGTTCGTCGCGCCGACGTTCCCGCTCCCCTCGCGTCGCACGTCCCGCCCGGCGATGAGGCGCCCTGCCAGGTAGCTGCAGGGGATCGAGCCGGCGACGAAGCCGGCGAGCGGCCAGAGCGCCTCCATCACCGCCCCTCTATCGCCCCCTGACCGAGTTCGCCAATAATCTCATAACGTCCCAAGTGGGTAATCATAGTTCCCTTGAGGATGGTTATTTAGCGAACTTGGCCTTGGCACTACGGAACACCGGCCCCCACACTGGATGCCCTGCTTCTGCGGGAGTCAGCTCAAAATTCGGGTTGATCGCCAGCGCCTTCCTGAAGGCATCGAAGCACATCTTCTCCCTCCCGGAAACGCAATGTATGAAAGCAAGGTATTTATATGCGCTCACTTTGTCATCCCTATCGGCCAGTTTCGTTTGCAGAACGGTATTCAACGCTTCCATGGAGGCAATATAGTTGCCTTCCTCGTAGTTCTCTACGCCCTTGTTCAGCTTATGGACAGCTGTCCTGTTATACCACCA from the bacterium genome contains:
- a CDS encoding N-acetylmuramoyl-L-alanine amidase, encoding RPAAPLAPGKISLARQLGLGIRRVVIDAGHGAHDPGAPGFAGLQEKDVTLDVALRLRDVLRAAGYETVLTRDRDVYLPLEERTALANTSRGDLFISVHCNASDAGNLHGIETYYLNLASSRRAMATAARENSMALANMSDLQDLLKEIYTSKMDESSRFADAVQRSLHAALRRRYPDVKDLGVKQAPFYVLIGAQMPSVLAEISFINHRTEGGRLADPAYRQLVAQALADGVRRYAKTVKTAALAPAREAAR
- the fusA gene encoding elongation factor G — encoded protein: MSAHPPLARTRNIGIIAHIDAGKTTVTERFLYYSGRSHRIGEVHDGAATMDWMPQEQERGITITAAATTFAWRGHQLNLIDTPGHVDFTIEVERSLRVLDGAVAVFCGVAGVQPQTETVWHQAERYGVPTLSFVNKLDRVGADFEAVVAAIAARLKTTPLPLQIPIGLERDFRGVVDLLGGRALFWHEDDLGAALEAAPIPAELAGPAAAARAHLVETLADRDEELLAAYVEDPEPPVAAIVAALRRQTLARTVTPVLCGSALRNKGLQPLLDAVIDLLPSPEDVPPVRGTDPRTGETVERPPRAGAPLCALAFKVMTAEDRRLTYVRVYSGRLRAGDTVLNATRGEQEKVARLFRMHANKRERLDEAVAGDIVAAAGLKTAATGDTLTAPGHPVLLEPMRFSNPVIALAVEPRGSADTDRLAHALGKLAAEDPTLSVRTDPESGQNIVSGMGELHLEIVLDRLEREFHVPVRSGRPQVIYRETISREADRAAEFQREIAGQTVRAEVAVHLRPLPRGAGERVFISPLPLEPPEAIAEAVRGGITDSLGAGMLGGYPLVDLEARVTRIVFRPDDPLALGYRIAAARAFREATGIAGLILLEPLMRLEVVTPEEFTGEIIRDLAGRRGRVDGMHPHGGVRRIEAVAPLRELFGYSTALRSLSQGRASFSLHFSGYGEAPPEKEAT
- a CDS encoding cytochrome C, encoding MLAKMLGTLVVVAAVAASAQAAPPAGGSGAKQGAAPAGKKSAADAAAQQLARGRYLVKIAGCNECHTAGYAAAAGAVPEESWVLGDTVGYRGAWGTTYPANLRLFVARLSEQEWIAAVKKLQTRPPMPWYGVRELWPGDLVAMYRYMRKLGPSGIAAPAFVPPGTEPKGPFVQYPAPARK
- a CDS encoding ABC transporter ATP-binding protein, which encodes MRTFAAYRPLAPTFARSRRDLLLGLAALVLTNAATFALPWILKRAVDDLHTGISRDALATYVGLILVAALVQGLFRYWARLLLIGVSRDVEYDLRNLLLARLLSHAPVFFQRYRTGDLMSRATADIEAVRMVIGPGIMQLGNTVCTFAIAVAMMLSLSPALTLWSLLPLPLIAAVMYFSAQAYHRLYLAVQVQQAALNTVAQENFTGIRVVKTYALEPHQRRSFFAANGAYLEHSMALARALGFFHPLVAMVAGTGTLIVLWAGGRGIIEGRITLGTLVAFMALFGLLTWPTIALGWVISLLQRGSAAMGRIREVLDAPEEIADPLEPLPLPRTPEGAALELRDVTFAYPGRAEPALRGVSLRVAPGERIALVGRTGAGKSTLLALIPRLWAVADGSILVDGTDVNRVRVAELRGQIGFVPQETFLFSDTIAENIGFVGADAAPADLAAVEAAGRLAALEADVAALPDGYGTVVGERGVTLSGGQKQRVAIARALARAPRLLILDDALSSVDTETEERILAAVAAPGGGRTLLFVSHRLSTIRRADRICVLEGGALVEVGTHEELMAREGAYRRLVERQLLEEELEREGA
- a CDS encoding ABC transporter ATP-binding protein; the encoded protein is MRHDHLIDEIEPKGFDRHLLRRLLAYLAPYRWRVALAILLLLAASALSLVGPYLVKLGIDEHIATGDLAGLDRIAVLFFAVALAGFVLRYAQTLLTYRIGQLAMLDLRLAVFDRIEAQPLAYFDRTPTGRLMTRVGSDVEVLQELFSTGAITVFGDLFTVLGVVVAMLAINARLALVSFAVLPLLFGATVFFRSRVRRSFRAIRQKVARMNAFLNEHVGGIVVVKLFSREAPAAARFERINDEHRQAFMGAVLAYAVFFPVVELIGAVAVALLLGYGGAQILAGALSFGGLVAFLEYVQRFYKPVQDLAEKFNILQSAMAAAERIFGVLDTEPAITDPPAPLPVTRARGAVEFRDVHFAYEPGEEVLRGISLRVEPGETVAIVGATGSGKTSLVSLLARLYDPQRGTVLLDGVDVRAYAQRDLRRQMAVVLQDVFLFSGSVLENIALGDPGIDRDAAVAAARRVGADGFVRALPRGYDTAVGERGVLLSVGERQLLSFARALAHDPPLLVLDEATSSVDSQSEALIQQALAVLFAGRTSIVIAHRLSTIRDADRIVALQRGRIRESGTHAELLRAGGLYAKLHRLQYVGG
- a CDS encoding nucleotide-binding protein, which encodes MKQAIRMLVAVGVVCAVPVACKSKAPEVAPQPQASAPAPMSPGEGMEKPPGHPPTGMPGGMPAASAPTQSAAGKLITGKVVETMNAGSYTYVQVDDGKSKVWAAAPQFDVKKGETVTIPEGMPMANYKSNTLNRTFDVVYFVGAIAKGDKLPAGAAAPGGGMGMSGMPGMGGGDMAAQMPEGAHPKLDPTQAAKDANVSFTNIKKADKTVGDIYAGKGALGGKDVSVRGKVVKFSPQIMGKNWIHVQDGTGQAGGNDLTITTMDEAKVGDTVLINGKITLNKDFGMGYKYDLIIEDGKVKVE
- a CDS encoding ATP-binding protein, with the translated sequence MSEAPRVGGVRALFSARMLLTAWLPCLGITALHYGAPTHHGQVHEVLRRLYYLPILFAAFSEGFRGGITLSLFASAAYFPHAFTSLVAQDPADALVKGLEILLFNIVAVVAGLLVDRERGERRKQERLARELADALAEQRRIEAQLIRAGRLGALGELTAGIAHEIKNPLHALKGTAEILRDVVPADAPERRMLELHIGEIDRLAQTAERFLTFARPRPADRRPLDLREVVRRVVALVETQARKQGVTVAFQPGEGATEEVSGDADQLTQLLLNVALNGVQAMAPRGGGTLSFILGAAEQGGRRFQVVRVTNTGPPIPADQLERVFDPFFTTKDGGTGLGLAIASRIADQHEGVLEARNLPGGAGVEFSLSLPAA
- a CDS encoding sigma-54 dependent transcriptional regulator, coding for MPAGSAGGGRTGAGRILFIDDDEAGREVALFNLRRAGHEVTAAPDGREGLALFSPARFDLVITDLKMPGVSGLEVLRAVRGRAPDVPVLVITAFGNVETAVAAMKEGAEDFIGKPFHREQLLLAVDKALERRRLAAEVRDLRIRAGGVERAIVSVSAAMARVLEVADRVAPTDATVLVTGESGTGKEAVARRIHVRSRRVDGPFVAVNCAAIPGELLESELFGHTRGAFTGAVRERPGRFRQAAGGTLFLDEIAEIPLALQAKLLRTLQERVVDVVGGDAPVPVDVRIVAATNRDLPERIREGAFREDLYYRLNVVEIRVPPLRERPEDIPPLVEHFMRELSADRELSVPPAVMAELAARPWPGNVRELKNACERLAILSRGGEVALGDLPPAPRGREDAAAAETEAEGWPPLPPEGLSLVDLEKKVIERALRLKGGNISQAAAYLRVPRHILVYRIEKHGIRRNV
- the plsY gene encoding glycerol-3-phosphate 1-O-acyltransferase PlsY, coding for MEALWPLAGFVAGSIPCSYLAGRLIAGRDVRREGSGNVGATNVFRVAGRAAGITAAGGDVLKSVAPLLAARLAGVGPAWLAATGAAVVLGHCYSPFLGFRGGKGVISTVVVALVLCWQAAVAFGAVWLSLFFALGYVSLASIAGALALPAVAALAGAERPVTLLFAALAVFVLFKHRANVQRLRAGTESRMRSR
- a CDS encoding TssQ family T6SS-associated lipoprotein, whose amino-acid sequence is MFGRRNVLLGVLLAWFLSGCHALNTCDECWWYNRTAVHKLNKGVENYEEGNYIASMEALNTVLQTKLADRDDKVSAYKYLAFIHCVSGREKMCFDAFRKALAINPNFELTPAEAGHPVWGPVFRSAKAKFAK